The Benincasa hispida cultivar B227 chromosome 11, ASM972705v1, whole genome shotgun sequence genome has a segment encoding these proteins:
- the LOC120090622 gene encoding UPF0329 protein ECU05_1680/ECU11_0050-like: MEKEGRLPEAGVVNQPLPSEEKMEEATRRSALAVSDPKEVVVEKQPEMAEEKKKTKNKEKKAEGDEEAQRKKEKKDRKSSDKRECRQEGKRLKKKEEKRKRAESPEVDEESTTTKVDEGVSVQQRKSAQLEEESMQIKTTVTDNGEDPDITPLMWHHKENAPQGQRSTYQFCKVQ, from the coding sequence ATGGAGAAGGAAGGACGGCTACCCGAAGCTGGGGTTGTCAATCAGCCATTACCATCTGAGGAAAAGATGGAAGAAGCTACGAGAAGGAGTGCTCTGGCAGTTTCAGATCCTAAGGAAGTTGTGGTGGAGAAGCAGCCTGAAATGgctgaggagaagaagaagacgaagaacaaggagaagaaggcagaaggtgATGAAGAAGCCCAGcgaaagaaggagaagaaagataGAAAATCGAGTGATAAGAGGGAATGTAGGCAAGAAGGGAAGCgcctgaagaagaaggaagaaaagagaaagagggCTGAAAGCCCAGAAGTCGACGAAGAATCAACCACCACAAAGGTGGATGAGGGGGTGTCAGTGCAACAAAGAAAATCAGCGCAACTTGAAGAGGAATCAATGCAAATAAAAACGACTGTGACTGACAATGGAGAGGATCCAGACATCACCCCCCTTATGTGGCATCacaaggagaatgcgccgcaaggtcAACGATCGACCTATCAATTTTGCAAAGTGCAgtag